Proteins from a single region of Xenopus laevis strain J_2021 chromosome 9_10S, Xenopus_laevis_v10.1, whole genome shotgun sequence:
- the tlcd3b.S gene encoding ceramide synthase — protein MVHVLVAGSLFFPGLFLLSKAGLRRLRIFRGDESNTIIVSARLVSSIQAVLASTAGYIVASSCKDVIHDQHWLAATYTRFAVPYFIYDIYAMYLCYRHKHKLKGHSGGWSLTRTYLYKEFLMILHHVFMVAVCFPVSVLWRDGKGDFFLGCMLMAEVSTPFVCFGKILIQYKKQHTLLHRVNGVLMLTTFFCCRLLLFPYMYWVYGQRVGLPLYRVPFNLSPEYNLGAAILMAPQVYWFYLICRRAYTLFRQSVLSQRPKNGHPAPVSTSAKEQDCSQ, from the exons ATGGTACATGTTTTGGTGGCTGGGAGTCTCTTCTTCCCCGGACTCTTTCTCCTTTCCAAGGCTGGACTGCGGCGACTGCGAATCTTCCGTGGGGACGAATCCAACACCATCATAGTGTCAGCAAG ACTGGTCTCCTCCATACAAGCCGTATTGGCCTCTACAGCTGGCTACATAGTCGCCTCCTCCTGCAAGGATGTCATCCATGACCA GCACTGGCTGGCCGCCACCTACACCCGCTTTGCGGTGCCCTATTTCATCTATGATATCTACGCAATGTATCTGTGCTACAGGCACAAGCACAAGCTGAAGGGCCACAGTGGTGGCTGGAGCCTCACCAGGACCTACCTCTACAAAGAGTTCCTCATGATCCTGCACCACGTCTTCATGGTGGCTGTTTGTTTTCCCGTGTCTGTG CTCTGGAGAGATGGCAAAGGTGACTTCTTTTTGGGGTGCATGCTGATGGCCGAGGTCAGCACTCCTTTTGTATGCTTCGGCAAGATCCTCATTCAG TACAAGAAGCAGCACACCCTCCTGCACCGCGTCAACGGGGTCCTAATGCTGACGACGTTCTTCTGCTGCCGCCTCCTGCTCTTCCCCTACATGTACTGGGTGTATGGGCAGCGCGTGGGGCTCCCCCTGTACAGAGTTCCCTTCAACCTCTCCCCGGAGTACAACCTCGGAGCCGCAATCCTCATGGCCCCCCAGGTCTACTGGTTTTACCTGATCTGccgaagagcttacactctattcCGCCAATCTGTGCTGAGCCAGCGGCCCAAGAATGGACACCCAGCCCCCGTCAGCACTTCAGCCAAAGAACAGGACTGCTCCCAGTGA